The segment AGGAAAGCAAATATATGCTGGGCAACACCGGTTACAGTCTGGCGCAGATCAGCGAGTTGATGGGCTTTTCCTCTCCCAGCTATTTTTCCCAATGCTTCCGCAAGGCGGAAGGCTTGACCCCCAATGAATACCGCCGTCAGGTGCGGCAGGGACAACGCCCTGCCCCGTCAAAACGGCATGAAGTATAACGAAAACGAGGAATTTATGATGAAATCCGTTACCCTTTCTCTGCTCCAGTCTGCCGCAAATGCCTTTGATTTTGGCGGGCCTGTGCTCTGCGATGCTCACCACTATGGTGAGGGGCATATCAACGACACCTTTGTGGTCTGGCGGGAAGATCATTCCAAACGCTTTATTTTGCAGCGCATCAACACAGATACCTTTACTAACCCGGTGGGCCTGATGGAGAATATCTGCGGCGTGACCCGGCATCTGCGGGCGAAAATTCTTGCCGAGGGCGGCGACCCAGCACGGGAAACGCTGAATGTCATCCCAACTTTGTCGGGGTCGACTTGCTATCTGGATGCAGACGGCGGCGCATGGCGTGCCTACGACTTTGTAGAAGATACCATCTGTTTGCAGCAGGTCGGCAGCGAAACCGACTTCCGCACCGTGGCCGAGACACTGGGCAAATTCCAGAACCAGCTGGAGGATTACCCGGCCTCCACCCTCCACGAAACCATCGCCCGCTTCCACGACACGCCCAACCGCTATGCCAATTTTGAAAAAGCCCTCGCCGCCGATGCACTGGGCCGAGCAAAAAATATCACGTCGGAAATCGAATTTATCCATGCGAGGGAGCAGGACTGTCATGTCCTGCTGGATCAGCTGGCAGCTGGCGAAATTCCTCTGCGTGTCACCCACAATGACACCAAGATCAACAATGTCCTCATCGATGCCGCTACCGGAAAAGGCATCTGTGTCATTGACCTCGACACCGTGATGCCGGGACTTTCGGCCTACGACTTCGGCGATTCCATCCGCACCGGTGCCAACGACTGCGCTGAGGACGAACCTGACCAGAGCAAAGTCCATTTTGACCTGCATCTGTACGAAGTGTTCGCCAAAGGGTATCTCTCCACTGCCGGGGCATCCATGAGCATGGCAGAAAAAAAGAGCCTTGCATGGGGTGCAAGGCTCATGACGCTGGAATGCGGCATCCGTTTTCTGACTGACTATCTGGAGGGCGACCACTATTTCCGCATTGCCCGCCCGGATCACAACCTCGACCGCGCCCGCACCCAGTTCACACTGGTGCGGCAGATGGAAGAGGTTTTCGATCAGATGCTGGAAATCGTCTGCCCGGACAATCACTGATTTCGCAATCTCCTCCATTCGGATACAGCAAGAAGCATGGACGCTCTCCTTTTCGGGGGCGTCCATGCTTCTTTTTACAGCTTATCCCTACACACCCATCAAATCGTCCTTTGAGGACGCTGGGAGCGTCGAGGACATGATGCGCTGCAGCAAATTATGAAAGCCCTTTTCAGCCCTGACCAATCGCAATCCCCCAATGGCTATCATTGTAGCTGTAAATAGAAAAAACAGCTCAAGCAGCCTCCTATAAGTCCTACTATCACCGCTTTGCCGCAATAATTTTTTTCAAATTATCTTGACGCACCGTTCAATCTCGCTAGAACACTTCTTGATTTTAACACAATCGGATGTTATCCTATTCTTATAGAAATCTCCGAAGGGCAGGTGTTTTCATGTACAATCATCAGCTGGAAACCTTCATCCGTGTGGCGGATGCAGGCAGCTTCAACAAGGCGGCAGAGGAAAGCTACATCACGCCAACGGCCATCATCAAGCAGATCAACCTTATTGGAAGATGGACATCTTCAACCGCTGCGAAAACACCAACGATGTGCTGCTGGCAATTCCGGGCTGGGCCAATGTCCACCCATTGCTGAAAGTGATTCCAGTAGATTGGGATTACGGCATCCCCTATGGTATCCTGCACTCCCCGAATCCAACGCCTGCCGTTCAGCGTTTTCTGGATGCGGCTAAAATAGCCAGCAAGGAATTGTATAGCTGATACGCCACTGCAACGAGAAGCTGCTGCATGAGAAATCATGCAGTGGCTTTTTCTTTTTACAAAAGATGCACTGGACCTAAAGCTGACTCTAAGTGTTACAATCAAAGGGTCAAGCGGGTTGTTTGAACCTTTGAGTTCAAACAAGTGAACAAAGTGGAGATTCCGGGAAATGCAGACTTGCGCTATACTGGAACCAGAAAAAGAGAGTACCTCAAAGGAGGAACGACCGATGAAGAAAGTCTTGATTTTGTCCGGCAGTCCCCGCAAGGACGGCAACTCCGACCTGCTGTGCAGTGAGTTTATGCGTGGTGCGCAGGAGAGCGGCAACGAAGTGCAAAAGATCTTCGTGCGCAGCAAGAAGATTGTGCCCTGCAATGCCTGCTATTACTGCCGCGACCACGGCGGCAAGTGTGCCCTGAACGATGACATGAGCGAAATTCTGGACGCAATGCAGGCGGCGGATATTATCGTGATGGCAAGCCCAGTGTACTTCTACTCCATTGATGCACAGATGAAGATCATCATCGACCGCAGCCTTGCCCGGTGGACGAACATTCCGAACAAGGAGTTCTATTTCATCATGACCTGCGCGGACGATAACCGTGCTGCCATGGCCTGTACCTTGGAGTGTTTCCGGGGCTTTACCGCCTGCCTGAATGGTGCCAAGGAAAAGGGGGTCATCTACGGCACCGGCGTATATCGGCCCGGCGAGGTGATGTCCTCCCCGGCCATGAAGGAAGCCTACGAGATGGGCAAAAACGTCTGATTTTCCAGTTTTATATAAAGGAGTGTAACGGCTATGAACAATTTTCTGTTTGAAAACAAGACCAAGGTTTATTTCGGCAAGGGTGGCGTGAAGGAATATCTGGGCTGTCTGCTGGAGCACTACGGCGATACCGTGATGCTGGCCTACGGCGGCGGTTCTATCAAGCACAATGGTGTCTATAATGAAATCGTCGGTATTCTGAACGCCGAGGGTAAGCGCATCGTGGAGTTTCCCGGCATCATGCCCAATCCCACCTACGCCAAGGTGCAGGAGGGTGCAAAGCTGGCCCGTGAGAACCATGTGGATTTGATCCTTGCCGTGGGCGGCGGTTCCGTGTCCGACTGCTGCAAGGTGGTGTCCGCACAGGCCAAGGCGGACGAAGATTTGTGGGAGCTGGAAAACACCAAGCATACTCGTCCCACTGAGTTCATCCCGCTGGGCACCATCGTCACGGTGTTCGGTACCGGCTCCGAGATGAACAACGGCACGGTCATCACCCATGAGGAAAAGAAGATTAAGGGGGCCCTGTGGGGTGCACAGGCCGACTTTGCTTTCCTCGACCCCACCTACACGTTGTCCGTTCCCATGAAGCAGGTCATTTCCAGTGCGTTCGACACCCTGAGCCACGCGATGGAAACTTACTTCGGCAAGCCGGACGAGAACAACCTCTCCGATGACATCAACGAAGCCGTCATGCGCAGCGTCATCCGCAACATCCGCGTCCTGTTGACCGACAAGGACAACTACGAGGCCCGCAGCGAGCTGGCATGGGCTTCGGCTATGGCCGAAAACGGCATCCTGAAAATCGGCAAGGTCACCGACTTCCAGTGTCACATGATCGAGCATCAGCTGGGTGCCTACACCAACTGCAACCACGGTGCTGGTCTGGCGGTCATTCACCCGGTACTGTACCGTCACCTGCTCCCGGCCAACACCGCACGGTTCGCCCGCTTTGCACAGAACGTCTGGGGCATCGACCCGGCGGGCAAATCCGAGCTGAAACTGGCACAGGCTGGCGTGGAGGCTCTGGCGGCCTTCATCAAGGAGATCGGGATGCCCACCACCTTTGCAGAACTGGGCATCCCTGCCGACACCGACCTCAAGGCTGTGGCCGATTCCACCGTGCTGACCGGCGGCTGCTGCAAGAAGCTGAGCCGCGAAGAACTGCTGGACATCTTCAACGAGTGCAAGTAATCAAGGAACGAAAAATACAAAAGGAGCTATTTATTATGGAATTCATTACTCTGAACAATGGCGTCAAGATGCCGGCAGAGGGCATCGGCACCTTCCTGCTGACCCCGGACGAAGCTGAAACTGCCGTGCTGAGTGCGCTGAAAGACGGCGCACGGCTCATTGACACCGCCAACGCCTACTGCAACGAAAAAGCCGTGGGCCGCGCCATGAAGAAGTCCGGTCTGCTGCGGGAGGAAATTTTCCTCGAAACCAAGCTGTGGCCGACCTTCTACACCGATGCCGACGCTGTGGACAAGACGCTGGCACGTCTGGACACCGACTACATCGACCTGCTGCTCATTCACCAGCCTGCCGGTGATTACGTTGCCGGTTATCGCCTGATGGAAAAGGCTTACAAGGAGGGCAAAGTCCGTGCCATCGGTCTGTCCAACTTCAACGAGGAGCAGATCAAAGAAATTCTGAGCATCTGCGAAGTCAAGCCCACCATCCTCCAGACCGAAGTTCACCCCTACGCCCAGCAGAAAAAACTGAAAGCCTTCCTCGCCGAGAATGGCATGGTGATTCAGGCATGGTATCCGCTGGGTCACGCTGACAAGGGCCTGCTGGAAGAGCCGTTGTTCACCCGCCTTGCAGCAAAGTACGGCAAGAGCAACGTGCAAATTATTCTGCGCTGGCACATTCAGGCAGGCAATGTGGTCATTCCCGGCTCCAAAAACCCGGCCCACATCCACGACAACTTCGATGTGTTCGATTTTGCGCTGACCGATGCAGAAATGCAGGAGATCACCACGCTGAACAAGGATAAACGGTATTATGAGGTCACGGAGGATAAGCTGGCGGCATTCGCCACCATGTTTCCTCCCGTGGACGATCAGAAGTAAATTTCAAGCAGTTTGCAGCTGGGTGCGGAGAGTTTTTTGCGGAAAACGAACCAGATGAAAGGGTAAATTCTCGCCGCTTGCAAACGGTTTTCTCTCCGGCAAATACGATAAGACTTCCAAGTTTGAAGCAGGCACGGACTACCGCAGCGTCATGCCGCAGTTCCAGCCAGACAGCATTGACCAGAACCGCGCCCTGCTGGAACTGTTACACCGTCTTGCCGCCGAGAAAAATGCAACACCTGCCCAGATCTCACTGGCGTGGATGCTGTGCAAAAAGCCTTATATCATACCAATCCCCGGCACCCGGAAACTTAACCGTTTACAGGAAAACGCCGGTGCAGCGGATATTGTGCTGTCTGCCGCAGAAGTGGCTCTGATTGACGAAGCACTGGCGCACATGGAAATGTCGCATGTGTTTGGCGGGAGCCGCATTGTGAAAGAGTAAATTTTATGGAAAACTCATCCGGTAATCTTGCACGGATGGGCTTTCCGGTCTATAAAATACCGCCAGAAAAGGGAAATTTTTATGATCAAATCCAACTACCCGGAACGTACCGGCAAACACTTTGTCTGCTACCAGAAGCCGCTGTTCATTGTAGAAAACGGTCTGGGTGCCATGGATAAGCTGGTGCCGGACGGCAAGGGCAGCTATACCGTCCACGATGATTACCGCATCGACTATATGCGCCGCCACCTCATTGAGGTGGGCAACGCCCTCCGGGACGGTGTGGACATCATGGGCTACACCAGCTGGGGCTGTATTGACCTCGTAAGCGCGTCTACGGCACAGTTGAAAAAACGGTATGGCTTTATCTATGTAGACCGCAACGATGACGGCACCGGTACGCTGGAACGCTACAAAAAGGATTCCTTTTACTGGTATCAGAATGTCATCAAAACCAACGGCGCATGCCTGAATGAATAGGTAAAAAAGATAACAAGGCATTTTGTCTTGCGGAAGGAGAAGATTGTTCATGCAGGCGTTGGGCGTGGATATTCAGACCATCCAGAGCATCGTAGGCCATGCCGATACCGAAATGACTGAGCATTATCTCCATGTTCAGGAATCCATTCGGCAGGGTGCGATCCAGTTGTTCAGCGAGGCATTTTCGGCCTGAAAATTGGACGGAACGGCACTAATTAGACCAGATAAAATCTTTGGCATTGTGGTCAAAATTGTGGTCAAAACCAAATGAGACCAGCCTATAAACAAAAAAAACCAACGATTTCTAACGTGAAATCGTTGGATTTATGGTCCGAGTGGCGAGAATCGAACTCACGGCCTCTTGAACCCCATTCAAGCGCGCTACCAAAACTGCGCTACACCCGGATATCGACCGCCGCTTCCCTACCGAAGCGTGGCGACATGAAATATTATACTCAGATACAGCAGTTTTGTCAACAGATTTTTGCAATTTTCTTTACTTTTTTCGCAAAAAGTCTGATTTTTGCGAAAGTACGCGCTTTATTTATTATGCTCTTTTTCTTGCAGGATCTTGTCTTTTTCCAAAAGTGGTTTCAGATACTGGCCGGTAAAGCTGCCCGGCACCTCTGCCACCTGTTCCGGCGTGCCCTCGGCCACGATTTCACCGCCTGCACTGCCACCCTCAGGGCCAAGATCGATAATATGATCGGCACACTTGATCAGATCCAGATTGTGCTCAATGACAATGACCGTGTTGCCCGCATCCACCAGCTTTTGCAGCACCTCGATCAGGCGGTGCACGTCTGCGATGTGCAGGCCGGTAGTAGGCTCGTCCAGAATATACACGGTCTTGCCGGTGCTGCGGCGGGCCAGCTCGTT is part of the Faecalibacterium sp. HTF-F genome and harbors:
- a CDS encoding iron-containing alcohol dehydrogenase, which encodes MNNFLFENKTKVYFGKGGVKEYLGCLLEHYGDTVMLAYGGGSIKHNGVYNEIVGILNAEGKRIVEFPGIMPNPTYAKVQEGAKLARENHVDLILAVGGGSVSDCCKVVSAQAKADEDLWELENTKHTRPTEFIPLGTIVTVFGTGSEMNNGTVITHEEKKIKGALWGAQADFAFLDPTYTLSVPMKQVISSAFDTLSHAMETYFGKPDENNLSDDINEAVMRSVIRNIRVLLTDKDNYEARSELAWASAMAENGILKIGKVTDFQCHMIEHQLGAYTNCNHGAGLAVIHPVLYRHLLPANTARFARFAQNVWGIDPAGKSELKLAQAGVEALAAFIKEIGMPTTFAELGIPADTDLKAVADSTVLTGGCCKKLSREELLDIFNECK
- a CDS encoding flavodoxin family protein, which codes for MKKVLILSGSPRKDGNSDLLCSEFMRGAQESGNEVQKIFVRSKKIVPCNACYYCRDHGGKCALNDDMSEILDAMQAADIIVMASPVYFYSIDAQMKIIIDRSLARWTNIPNKEFYFIMTCADDNRAAMACTLECFRGFTACLNGAKEKGVIYGTGVYRPGEVMSSPAMKEAYEMGKNV
- a CDS encoding phosphotransferase enzyme family protein, producing MKSVTLSLLQSAANAFDFGGPVLCDAHHYGEGHINDTFVVWREDHSKRFILQRINTDTFTNPVGLMENICGVTRHLRAKILAEGGDPARETLNVIPTLSGSTCYLDADGGAWRAYDFVEDTICLQQVGSETDFRTVAETLGKFQNQLEDYPASTLHETIARFHDTPNRYANFEKALAADALGRAKNITSEIEFIHAREQDCHVLLDQLAAGEIPLRVTHNDTKINNVLIDAATGKGICVIDLDTVMPGLSAYDFGDSIRTGANDCAEDEPDQSKVHFDLHLYEVFAKGYLSTAGASMSMAEKKSLAWGARLMTLECGIRFLTDYLEGDHYFRIARPDHNLDRARTQFTLVRQMEEVFDQMLEIVCPDNH
- a CDS encoding aldo/keto reductase encodes the protein MEFITLNNGVKMPAEGIGTFLLTPDEAETAVLSALKDGARLIDTANAYCNEKAVGRAMKKSGLLREEIFLETKLWPTFYTDADAVDKTLARLDTDYIDLLLIHQPAGDYVAGYRLMEKAYKEGKVRAIGLSNFNEEQIKEILSICEVKPTILQTEVHPYAQQKKLKAFLAENGMVIQAWYPLGHADKGLLEEPLFTRLAAKYGKSNVQIILRWHIQAGNVVIPGSKNPAHIHDNFDVFDFALTDAEMQEITTLNKDKRYYEVTEDKLAAFATMFPPVDDQK
- a CDS encoding helix-turn-helix domain-containing protein, with protein sequence MYNHQLETFIRVADAGSFNKAAEESYITPTAIIKQINLIGRWTSSTAAKTPTMCCWQFRAGPMSTHC
- a CDS encoding tyrosine-type recombinase/integrase, whose product is MQALGVDIQTIQSIVGHADTEMTEHYLHVQESIRQGAIQLFSEAFSA